In Leptolyngbya sp. 'hensonii', the following proteins share a genomic window:
- a CDS encoding VOC family protein translates to MTKIAKNTVCLWYDGSAEEAARFYAATFPDSSVDAVQRAPGDFPSGKEGDVLTVLFTVMGIPCLGLNGGSAFKHNEAFSFQVATADQSETDRYWNEIVGNGGQESACGWCKDKWGLSWQITPLALTEAITDPDPAAAKRAFNAMMTMRKIDIAMIEAARRG, encoded by the coding sequence ATGACAAAGATAGCAAAGAACACAGTTTGCCTTTGGTATGACGGAAGTGCCGAGGAAGCGGCACGGTTTTATGCCGCTACCTTTCCAGACTCTTCTGTTGACGCTGTGCAACGCGCGCCGGGGGACTTTCCGTCCGGAAAGGAAGGAGATGTGTTGACCGTCTTGTTCACCGTAATGGGGATTCCGTGTCTCGGTCTCAATGGAGGATCTGCATTCAAGCATAACGAGGCGTTCTCGTTTCAGGTCGCAACCGCTGACCAGTCCGAAACGGATCGTTACTGGAACGAGATTGTCGGCAATGGTGGCCAAGAGAGTGCCTGCGGATGGTGCAAGGACAAGTGGGGGTTGTCGTGGCAGATCACGCCGCTGGCCCTGACAGAAGCGATTACCGATCCCGACCCTGCTGCCGCCAAGCGCGCCTTCAATGCGATGATGACGATGCGAAAGATTGACATCGCCATGATCGAGGCGGCGCGACGTGGCTGA
- a CDS encoding DUF1428 domain-containing protein gives MEYIEGFVAAVPTKNKEAYIQHAREAAVVFKEHGATRLVECWGDDVPSGEKTSFPMAVQCKDDETVVFSWISWPSRDARNAGMEKVMKDSRMSNESNPLPFDGSRLIFGGFQMVVDE, from the coding sequence ATGGAATACATCGAAGGCTTTGTAGCTGCAGTACCTACAAAAAACAAGGAAGCTTATATCCAGCATGCCCGTGAAGCTGCCGTAGTATTCAAAGAGCATGGAGCAACTCGGTTAGTGGAATGTTGGGGAGATGATGTTCCATCTGGAGAGAAAACATCATTCCCGATGGCAGTACAGTGTAAAGACGATGAAACCGTTGTCTTTTCTTGGATATCATGGCCCTCACGAGACGCTAGAAACGCTGGTATGGAAAAAGTCATGAAGGACTCTCGCATGAGTAACGAGAGTAACCCACTGCCTTTCGACGGAAGCCGCTTGATCTTCGGTGGTTTTCAAATGGTTGTAGATGAATAA
- a CDS encoding CPXCG motif-containing cysteine-rich protein has product MESTAEYLCAYCGQPNLTFIDLSAGGQQSYVEDCQVCCRPNVLYIRVDEDTLDIEIDTDYEE; this is encoded by the coding sequence ATGGAAAGCACGGCAGAGTATCTCTGTGCCTATTGTGGTCAGCCTAATTTGACGTTTATCGATCTGAGCGCTGGAGGGCAGCAATCTTACGTGGAAGACTGCCAGGTGTGCTGTCGCCCTAATGTTTTATATATCCGGGTTGATGAGGACACCCTGGATATTGAGATTGATACGGACTATGAAGAGTAG
- a CDS encoding glycogen debranching protein codes for MAIWVNEQIDPSGILYSCIACYDEDQANDCHASFEQNLTEDQKKEGWVARIRKVESWDEVPASALKLD; via the coding sequence ATGGCAATCTGGGTGAATGAGCAAATTGATCCATCCGGGATTCTGTATTCCTGCATTGCCTGTTATGACGAAGACCAGGCCAATGATTGTCATGCCTCTTTTGAGCAAAACCTGACGGAAGACCAGAAGAAAGAAGGTTGGGTGGCCCGCATCCGCAAAGTAGAGTCCTGGGATGAGGTTCCGGCCAGCGCCCTGAAGCTGGATTAG
- a CDS encoding GNAT family N-acetyltransferase → MLESQPVIRAAMAADIPVLFQLIQALAAYEKLSHAVTGTAADLEEHLFGPKSHAEALLADVDDQSVGFALFFYNYSTFLTRPGIYLEDLFVLPEYRQRGIGKALLSYLGQRAVAHNCGRLEWSVLDWNEPAIAFYRRMGADILPDWRICRVTGEALENLANLHPIATIE, encoded by the coding sequence ATGTTAGAGTCTCAACCTGTGATTCGTGCTGCTATGGCAGCAGATATTCCTGTTCTGTTCCAACTGATTCAGGCATTGGCCGCCTATGAGAAGCTGTCCCATGCGGTCACTGGAACAGCTGCAGATCTGGAGGAGCACCTGTTTGGTCCCAAATCCCATGCGGAAGCCCTACTAGCAGATGTCGATGATCAGAGCGTCGGATTTGCCCTATTCTTCTACAATTACTCGACGTTTCTAACCCGTCCTGGCATCTATCTGGAAGATCTGTTTGTGCTCCCAGAGTATCGCCAGCGGGGCATTGGCAAAGCGCTTCTGAGTTACCTGGGTCAGCGAGCAGTGGCCCATAACTGTGGTCGTCTGGAATGGAGTGTGCTGGACTGGAATGAACCTGCGATCGCCTTCTACCGGCGGATGGGAGCTGATATTTTGCCCGACTGGCGCATTTGTCGGGTGACCGGTGAAGCTTTAGAAAATCTTGCTAATCTCCATCCGATAGCTACTATAGAATGA
- a CDS encoding RNA polymerase sigma factor, RpoD/SigA family, with protein sequence MNRNLAQLNTFEFEVSGFNSRGGPESGEGLRGPLGLGVDVRRDGVLALTQLRESDLQEVEGQDLGPDSERLGEVLPSYGRSLSEDAIGTFFKEMARYPLLRADEEIQLARQVKFLVEIGAIQERLQTELERNPTRSEVAVILGLTERQLEVKLHHARTAKRKMIRSNLRLVVSIAKRYLNRGVPFLDLIQEGALGLNRAAEKFDPDKGYKFSTYAYWWIRQGITRTIANDARTIRLPVHVIDKLNRLKKVYRELRKELHRHPSESELAQVLDLSPRQLRELQQIHQQSLSLNHRVGKEEDTELIDLLEDGRTQGPEARISEVMLRQEVLDVLADVLTQREQDIIALRYGLTTGEPCTLEEVGGIFNLSRERVRQIQTRAMRKLRRPQVAARLRTWLR encoded by the coding sequence GTGAATAGAAACCTTGCTCAGCTCAACACCTTTGAATTTGAAGTGTCCGGATTCAATTCCCGTGGCGGGCCTGAATCTGGGGAGGGACTCAGGGGACCCCTGGGTTTGGGAGTGGATGTTCGACGGGATGGGGTCCTTGCTCTGACCCAACTGCGCGAATCGGATTTGCAGGAGGTGGAGGGTCAGGACCTCGGTCCAGATTCGGAACGGCTGGGGGAGGTTCTACCCAGTTATGGCAGATCCCTCTCTGAGGATGCGATCGGAACCTTTTTCAAGGAAATGGCACGCTATCCGTTGCTGCGGGCAGATGAAGAAATTCAACTGGCTCGCCAGGTCAAATTCCTGGTTGAGATTGGGGCCATCCAGGAGCGGTTGCAGACAGAACTGGAACGGAACCCAACCCGATCCGAGGTGGCGGTCATCCTGGGGCTGACTGAACGGCAATTGGAAGTCAAGCTTCATCACGCCCGTACAGCCAAGCGGAAAATGATTCGCTCGAATTTGCGGCTGGTGGTTTCTATTGCCAAACGGTATCTGAATCGAGGGGTTCCCTTTCTGGACTTGATCCAGGAAGGGGCCTTGGGTTTAAACCGGGCGGCTGAGAAGTTTGATCCGGATAAGGGGTATAAGTTCTCGACCTATGCCTACTGGTGGATTCGCCAGGGGATTACCCGCACGATCGCCAACGATGCCCGAACTATCCGCCTACCGGTGCATGTGATTGATAAGCTTAATCGCTTGAAAAAGGTCTACCGGGAATTACGCAAAGAACTGCACCGCCACCCTTCTGAGAGTGAACTGGCTCAGGTTCTGGACCTTTCCCCACGGCAGTTGCGGGAGTTGCAACAGATTCATCAACAATCCCTGTCTTTGAATCATCGGGTTGGTAAGGAAGAAGATACGGAACTGATTGATCTGCTGGAGGATGGCAGAACCCAGGGGCCAGAAGCCCGCATCAGTGAAGTGATGCTGCGCCAGGAGGTCCTGGATGTGTTGGCGGATGTGCTGACCCAGCGGGAACAGGACATCATTGCCCTCCGCTATGGCCTCACCACCGGGGAACCCTGTACCCTGGAGGAAGTGGGGGGAATATTTAACCTCTCGCGGGAGCGAGTCCGCCAGATCCAGACGCGGGCGATGCGCAAGCTGCGGCGACCCCAGGTGGCTGCCCGTCTGCGGACCTGGCTGCGCTAA
- a CDS encoding tetratricopeptide repeat protein: MVAPLTSPSPLVENLAGSWFSLGVQSYCSGDFDNAIAAYSQVLRLHPRHVPTYINRGVAYRHLQDVWAALADFNEAIALDASEPKAYLNRGLAYSELGEKQSALADYNRVIELNPHYAKGYYNRGVIRSELGYQQAAIEDFSHAIALDSDYAKAYYSRGYAHQRLGETDMARRDFYRAARLYKQQGQDEDCDLILQQADHLF, from the coding sequence ATGGTTGCACCATTGACTTCTCCGAGTCCCCTGGTAGAAAACCTGGCTGGTAGCTGGTTTTCCCTGGGAGTCCAGTCCTATTGTTCTGGCGATTTTGACAATGCGATCGCAGCCTATTCCCAGGTGCTGCGCCTTCATCCCCGCCATGTGCCCACCTATATCAATCGGGGAGTGGCCTACAGACACCTCCAGGATGTCTGGGCGGCCCTGGCAGATTTTAATGAGGCAATTGCCCTGGATGCGAGTGAACCCAAGGCTTATCTGAATCGGGGGCTGGCCTATTCCGAGTTGGGGGAGAAGCAGTCTGCCCTGGCGGATTACAACAGGGTGATTGAGCTGAATCCCCACTATGCTAAGGGCTACTATAACCGGGGGGTCATTCGATCTGAGTTGGGCTATCAGCAGGCCGCGATCGAAGATTTTTCCCATGCGATCGCCCTGGATTCCGACTATGCCAAAGCCTATTACAGTCGGGGGTATGCCCATCAACGCTTAGGCGAGACGGACATGGCCCGTCGAGATTTCTATCGGGCAGCCAGACTCTATAAGCAACAAGGCCAAGATGAGGACTGTGACCTGATTCTGCAGCAGGCTGACCATTTGTTCTAA
- a CDS encoding DUF362 domain-containing protein produces the protein MYPSVSLLRAESYNQEPLMADLATLLEPLGGLTSLIKPGDRVLLKPNLLTGARPFKECVTRPELVYCVARMVQAVGGKPFIGDSPAFGSARGVLQTNGYQEILKQLDLPIVEFHGKRYQTVSEGFNHLLLSKEAIEADVVINLPKVKSHAQLTLTLGVKNLFGCVPGKMKAWWHMEAGKDRQRFGEMLVETARAIDPDLTILDGIIGHEGNGPSGGEPRRLGILGASSDVFALDRAMVEILQVDPAIVPTIAAAEHLGYGPDLETVLFPHLHPSDLQIADWQLPDRLIPIDFGLPRVVQSTFKHLYIRFIKEPIRAYASPR, from the coding sequence ATGTATCCCTCTGTAAGTTTGCTGCGCGCTGAATCCTACAACCAGGAACCCCTGATGGCTGATTTAGCCACCCTACTGGAGCCATTGGGTGGTCTCACAAGCCTGATCAAGCCCGGCGATCGGGTCTTACTGAAACCCAATCTCCTCACCGGAGCCCGCCCCTTTAAGGAATGTGTCACCCGCCCGGAACTGGTCTACTGCGTCGCCCGGATGGTCCAGGCCGTCGGGGGTAAACCCTTTATCGGGGATAGCCCCGCCTTTGGTAGTGCCAGGGGCGTGTTGCAGACCAACGGCTATCAGGAGATTCTGAAGCAACTGGATCTGCCGATCGTAGAATTTCACGGCAAGCGCTATCAGACGGTCAGCGAAGGCTTTAATCATCTCCTCCTGTCCAAAGAGGCGATCGAGGCCGATGTGGTGATTAACCTGCCCAAGGTCAAGTCCCATGCCCAGCTCACCCTCACCCTGGGGGTCAAAAACCTGTTTGGTTGTGTTCCGGGCAAGATGAAGGCCTGGTGGCACATGGAGGCCGGAAAAGACCGGCAGCGCTTTGGGGAAATGCTGGTGGAAACAGCGCGGGCGATCGATCCCGATCTGACCATTCTGGATGGCATCATCGGCCATGAAGGCAACGGTCCCAGTGGGGGAGAACCCCGTCGCTTGGGGATCCTGGGGGCTTCATCCGATGTCTTCGCCCTCGATCGGGCCATGGTCGAAATCCTTCAGGTTGACCCGGCGATTGTTCCGACGATAGCTGCTGCCGAACACCTGGGATACGGTCCCGACCTGGAGACGGTGCTGTTTCCCCATCTGCACCCCTCTGACCTGCAAATTGCTGACTGGCAATTGCCCGATCGTCTGATCCCGATCGATTTCGGTCTACCTCGGGTCGTCCAATCCACCTTCAAACACCTGTATATCCGGTTTATCAAAGAACCCATCCGGGCCTATGCTAGCCCCCGATAA
- a CDS encoding ATP-dependent DNA helicase RecQ: MLNTDDLLKTLKQGWGYDQFRSPQEEIIRCQLDGRDTLVIMPTGGGKSICFQLPALVQPGLTIVLSPLVALMENQVQALQQRHLPAALLHSEVSVPQRRRVLQALKQQTLRLLYLSPETLLNPSIWEQLQQPSLRINRLVLDEAHCLAQWGESFRPAYYRLGAVRKALLQARPPGSQIPIAAFTATADPAAQQLITRILDLRQPQVFRQNPYRPNLNLTVRIAWSPRGRRQQLLAFIQARPGQSGLVYVRTRGDSASLAAWLGQQGLATAAYHAGLTAQERRQIEQDWLTDRLQFVVCTCAFGMGVDKGAVRWVIHLHAPLLMSEYVQEIGRGGRDGKPTEALTLVSEPTGWLDPEDHQRQQFFVGHLRSQQQTARRLLTQLPVRGEVRTVTRQFPEAALALAWLQGSGQLVWEDPFHYRIQRSAPRVAAPLQTEAIRQMEAYFRIRSCRWQFILRAFGFAAEAATFACGHCDHCTRSTHPLIGG, translated from the coding sequence ATGCTAAACACTGATGACTTGCTCAAAACGCTCAAACAGGGGTGGGGCTACGATCAGTTCCGATCTCCCCAGGAAGAGATTATTCGCTGCCAGCTCGATGGCCGGGATACCCTGGTGATCATGCCAACGGGGGGCGGCAAATCGATTTGCTTTCAACTCCCGGCCCTGGTGCAACCAGGCTTGACGATCGTCCTCTCTCCCCTAGTGGCCCTGATGGAGAATCAGGTGCAAGCGCTGCAACAGCGCCATCTTCCAGCAGCCCTGCTCCACAGTGAGGTTTCAGTCCCACAGCGGCGACGGGTTTTGCAGGCGCTTAAACAGCAGACCTTGCGCCTGCTGTATTTATCTCCGGAAACGTTGCTGAATCCGTCAATCTGGGAGCAGCTCCAGCAACCCTCTCTGCGGATTAATCGGCTGGTTCTGGACGAAGCCCATTGTTTAGCGCAATGGGGGGAATCCTTTCGGCCAGCCTATTACCGTTTAGGGGCCGTTCGAAAGGCTCTGCTGCAGGCTCGACCACCCGGAAGCCAGATTCCGATCGCCGCCTTCACCGCCACAGCCGACCCGGCAGCGCAACAGTTGATTACCCGTATTTTGGATTTGCGCCAGCCCCAGGTCTTTCGGCAGAATCCCTACCGGCCCAATTTAAATCTGACTGTTCGGATTGCCTGGAGCCCCAGGGGGCGGCGACAGCAGCTCCTGGCGTTTATTCAAGCTAGACCGGGGCAGTCGGGTCTGGTTTATGTGCGGACGAGGGGAGATAGTGCAAGTTTAGCAGCCTGGTTGGGCCAGCAGGGTCTGGCGACTGCGGCGTACCATGCCGGATTAACAGCTCAGGAGCGACGCCAGATTGAGCAGGACTGGCTAACCGATCGACTGCAATTTGTCGTCTGCACCTGTGCTTTCGGGATGGGCGTTGATAAGGGGGCTGTACGCTGGGTGATTCACCTGCATGCTCCCCTGCTAATGTCGGAGTACGTGCAGGAAATTGGCCGGGGAGGCCGGGATGGCAAGCCCACCGAAGCCCTGACCCTGGTCAGTGAACCCACCGGCTGGCTAGATCCCGAAGATCACCAGCGGCAACAGTTTTTTGTCGGACATCTGAGATCGCAGCAGCAGACTGCCCGTCGTCTTCTGACTCAGTTGCCAGTGCGGGGAGAGGTGAGAACCGTGACTCGCCAGTTTCCAGAGGCAGCTCTGGCCCTGGCCTGGTTACAGGGTTCCGGTCAACTGGTGTGGGAAGACCCCTTTCATTACCGAATTCAGCGATCGGCCCCCAGGGTTGCTGCCCCATTGCAGACGGAGGCTATCCGGCAAATGGAAGCATATTTCCGGATTCGCAGTTGTCGGTGGCAATTCATCCTGCGGGCGTTTGGATTTGCGGCTGAGGCGGCAACTTTTGCCTGTGGCCATTGTGATCATTGCACCCGATCAACCCATCCTCTTATCGGGGGCTAG
- a CDS encoding WecB/TagA/CpsF family glycosyltransferase: MNVRLFEQQDISQTPRPISVLGLPVHLMDDYVGWLVSRLQQKLGTQVVTLNAEMTMQADHNPALARIIAQADLVVPDGSGIVFYCWLQGIRLQRSPGIELAESLLCRCAQLDQPGSVFFYGGAPGVVDQVVREWQQRAPGLRIAGCQHGYLAAADQAEFKQTLKSLQPSIILVGLGVPRQEYWITENRSLCPNSIWIGVGGSLDIWAGTKSRAPAWLRNHHMEWVYRLYKEPWRWRRMLALPQFAWRALLYRLTQRGSVIQ, from the coding sequence ATGAATGTACGGCTGTTTGAACAACAGGACATATCCCAGACCCCTCGACCGATCTCTGTGTTGGGGCTTCCGGTTCACCTGATGGATGACTATGTGGGCTGGTTGGTTTCTCGTTTACAGCAAAAGTTGGGAACTCAGGTCGTGACCTTAAATGCCGAGATGACCATGCAGGCGGACCACAACCCTGCCCTGGCCCGGATCATTGCTCAAGCGGATTTAGTGGTTCCAGATGGCTCTGGCATTGTCTTCTATTGCTGGCTTCAAGGGATTCGATTGCAGCGCTCTCCTGGTATTGAACTGGCAGAGTCACTGCTGTGCCGCTGTGCCCAGTTGGATCAACCGGGTTCAGTTTTCTTTTATGGTGGGGCTCCCGGGGTAGTGGATCAGGTTGTGCGGGAGTGGCAACAACGGGCACCAGGGTTGAGAATTGCCGGTTGTCAGCACGGCTATCTGGCAGCGGCAGACCAGGCAGAATTCAAGCAGACCCTGAAGAGTTTGCAACCCAGCATTATTCTGGTGGGATTGGGAGTGCCTCGTCAGGAGTACTGGATTACGGAGAATCGATCGCTCTGCCCGAATTCCATCTGGATTGGCGTGGGTGGCAGCCTGGATATTTGGGCTGGAACCAAGTCCCGAGCACCTGCCTGGTTGCGCAATCACCACATGGAGTGGGTCTACCGGCTTTACAAAGAGCCCTGGCGCTGGCGGCGTATGCTGGCGCTGCCCCAGTTTGCCTGGCGGGCGTTGCTCTACCGTCTGACGCAAAGAGGCAGTGTGATTCAGTAA
- a CDS encoding ABC transporter ATP-binding protein, with protein sequence MAPRSQLQKLAAYLRPHWQKVSAGILALLLVNCLGVTIPLLIRSAIDELQVAFSFGRVAYYVALIIGLASVMWVIRMASRIWLFGAGRQVEFDLKQRIFDHLLQMEPAYFAVNTAGDLISRATSDVENIRRLVGFAVLSLANTIFAYSLTLPVMLSINLPLSLLAISVYPFMLLLVRLFSDQLRQEQLVVQEELSSMSELIQEDMSGIALIKIYAQEDNERGAFQELNQRLLVANLQLAKTRNILFPVLIGISSTSFLLLLWQGASAIASGVLTVGNFIALLLYVERLVFPTALLGFTITTYQRGAVSIDRVETILMAEPKIVDPPGAIALTQARGKLTARHLTYTYPGAAIPALESVNFTIQTGETVAIVGPIGSGKSTLANALPRLLDIAPGQLFLDDQDITQINLQDLRRMIAYVPQDSFLFSTTVRNNIRYGMPGAEPLEVEQAAKQSQIHPEILNFPRQYETIVGERGITLSGGQRQRTALARALLVDAPVLILDDSLSSVDNQTATQILQNLSEGTKRQTVVFISHQLSAAAIADRILVMDRGRIVQAGTHAELLEQSGLYQSLWNQQKLEELLK encoded by the coding sequence ATGGCTCCTCGATCTCAACTTCAAAAACTGGCTGCTTACCTGCGTCCTCACTGGCAGAAAGTGAGTGCAGGGATTTTGGCCTTGCTTCTGGTTAATTGTCTGGGGGTAACGATTCCTCTACTCATTCGGAGCGCCATTGATGAGTTACAGGTCGCCTTCAGTTTTGGTCGAGTTGCCTACTATGTGGCTCTGATCATCGGGTTGGCCTCCGTGATGTGGGTGATCCGGATGGCTTCCCGCATCTGGTTGTTTGGGGCGGGTCGGCAGGTGGAGTTTGATCTGAAGCAACGCATTTTTGATCATCTGTTACAAATGGAGCCAGCCTATTTTGCAGTCAATACCGCTGGTGACCTGATCAGCCGTGCGACCAGTGATGTGGAAAATATTCGTCGCCTGGTTGGCTTTGCGGTCCTCAGTCTGGCCAATACCATTTTCGCTTACAGCTTGACCCTGCCCGTTATGCTGTCGATTAATCTGCCCTTGAGTCTTTTGGCCATCTCCGTTTACCCCTTCATGCTGCTGTTGGTTCGCCTCTTTAGTGATCAACTACGCCAGGAACAACTGGTTGTTCAGGAAGAGCTATCGAGCATGAGTGAGTTGATTCAGGAGGACATGAGTGGGATTGCCCTGATTAAAATTTATGCTCAGGAAGACAATGAGCGAGGGGCCTTTCAAGAACTGAATCAACGTCTGCTGGTGGCCAATTTACAACTGGCAAAAACCCGGAATATTCTCTTTCCGGTGCTGATTGGCATCTCCAGTACCAGTTTTCTGTTGTTGCTGTGGCAAGGGGCGTCAGCGATCGCCAGTGGGGTTCTCACCGTGGGTAACTTCATTGCGCTGCTGCTTTACGTGGAACGGCTGGTGTTTCCGACGGCACTACTGGGGTTTACCATCACCACTTATCAACGGGGGGCTGTCAGTATCGATCGGGTGGAAACCATCCTGATGGCAGAACCCAAAATTGTTGATCCGCCAGGAGCCATCGCCCTAACCCAGGCCAGGGGAAAACTCACCGCTCGTCACCTGACCTATACTTATCCTGGTGCGGCAATCCCAGCTCTGGAATCGGTCAACTTCACCATTCAAACAGGGGAGACCGTCGCCATTGTTGGGCCGATTGGATCGGGTAAATCTACCCTGGCCAATGCTCTGCCCCGCCTGCTGGACATTGCTCCGGGGCAACTGTTTCTGGATGATCAGGATATTACCCAGATCAACCTGCAGGATCTGCGGCGCATGATTGCCTATGTGCCCCAGGATAGTTTTCTGTTCAGTACGACCGTGCGCAATAATATTCGTTACGGCATGCCAGGGGCTGAGCCCCTGGAAGTGGAACAGGCTGCTAAACAATCCCAGATTCACCCGGAGATTCTCAACTTTCCCCGGCAGTACGAAACGATCGTCGGGGAACGGGGTATTACCCTCTCTGGGGGTCAGCGGCAGCGTACTGCCCTAGCCCGGGCTCTGCTGGTGGATGCTCCCGTCTTGATCCTGGATGACTCCCTCTCCAGCGTGGATAACCAGACAGCGACTCAGATCCTACAAAACCTTTCTGAGGGCACAAAACGCCAGACCGTGGTCTTTATCTCCCATCAACTTTCAGCTGCTGCGATCGCTGATCGGATTCTGGTCATGGATCGGGGCCGGATTGTTCAGGCCGGAACCCATGCCGAACTGCTGGAACAGTCTGGCCTTTACCAATCGCTCTGGAATCAGCAAAAGTTAGAAGAACTGCTCAAGTAG
- a CDS encoding ElyC/SanA/YdcF family protein: protein MFELLSQILLALLIIWIIWFALSKFVGQLFYTVLGVLVFAAVILLAVLSPSNDGTAADIWQILSLPLKPLGLSLVLILSAILQGLPIVQQKSLFKDSKFIGFNLDLTKAAPQRILIATLIVLISSLPIVADELTERMEKESLSVTSRSATLTGTIILLGQETIKIAQGANVIPDTPQIQLLDNRLPYTAQLYGEQAARGNRSQVIICGDRRQNGVLSAVNSDAIARQLVRRGVAEGDIISSKTITTRTIIESNESKPTSRQEAYCEATSLLTSANTVKSILTDRGLGTQVILVTHALNTYRAVKTFENKGLAVIARPTDFFSVGVTPDRLLRKLIPSAGALAQTTRVTDEWLASLYYFIRNR, encoded by the coding sequence ATGTTTGAGCTCTTGAGCCAGATTCTCCTGGCGCTGCTGATTATCTGGATCATCTGGTTTGCTTTAAGTAAATTTGTGGGCCAGCTTTTCTATACCGTCCTGGGTGTGCTGGTTTTTGCTGCAGTTATTCTTCTGGCTGTTTTGTCTCCCAGTAATGACGGTACGGCTGCGGATATCTGGCAGATCCTATCCTTACCCTTAAAACCTCTGGGCCTTTCCCTGGTGCTTATTCTGAGCGCTATTTTGCAGGGGCTCCCCATTGTTCAGCAGAAAAGCCTATTCAAAGATAGCAAGTTTATCGGCTTCAATCTGGATTTGACCAAAGCTGCACCCCAGAGAATTCTCATTGCGACCCTGATCGTCTTGATTTCGAGTTTGCCGATCGTTGCTGACGAATTGACTGAACGCATGGAAAAGGAAAGCCTCAGTGTGACTTCTCGATCGGCAACCCTAACCGGGACCATCATTTTGCTGGGCCAGGAGACGATCAAAATTGCCCAGGGCGCTAACGTGATTCCGGATACCCCTCAGATTCAACTGTTGGATAATCGCCTTCCTTACACGGCCCAACTGTATGGAGAGCAGGCGGCTCGGGGAAATCGGTCTCAGGTGATTATTTGTGGCGATCGCCGCCAGAATGGGGTGTTGTCAGCCGTCAATAGCGATGCCATCGCCCGCCAACTGGTCAGACGGGGAGTGGCCGAGGGCGATATTATCAGCAGCAAAACCATCACCACCCGCACCATTATCGAGTCGAATGAGAGTAAGCCAACGAGTCGGCAGGAAGCCTATTGTGAAGCCACCAGCCTGCTCACCAGTGCCAATACGGTCAAATCTATTCTCACCGATCGGGGCCTGGGGACCCAGGTTATTCTGGTGACCCATGCGTTGAACACTTACCGGGCTGTGAAAACTTTTGAGAATAAGGGTCTGGCCGTAATCGCCAGACCCACCGACTTTTTTTCAGTGGGGGTCACCCCCGATCGCTTGCTGCGCAAGCTGATTCCCAGTGCAGGTGCTCTGGCCCAAACCACCCGGGTAACGGATGAGTGGTTGGCCTCCCTCTACTACTTCATTCGCAATCGTTAA